The Lutzomyia longipalpis isolate SR_M1_2022 chromosome 2, ASM2433408v1 DNA window gaagaagcaaaaaataattttctcatatacACAGCCGAGGCATGTAAAGGGGAAAATGTTTATCTATGCAAATTTAATGGAGAAAATCCTCTGATgtttagttaattaattagatGTGGTTGCTCTATGGCTGAAAAGGGTTATTAATGGGATGAAgcttcttataggaaattttctttcacgaaaggatttaatttttaattcttttctaaaaaatctttactaatataaaaacttttttgtttaaattggcgtaaatttttcatgcatgaaagatgaaaagaaaacacaaacGGAAGGGCTTCCGTAACTGTATTAAAACTATATAAGAATGAGTCACATGTAGTGTTTACTTAATAATGTCAGAattttgtatgagaaaatccagagaggaagagaattttctcaagaattttcgCAAGTTGAAGGGAAAATCTTCGATGGTTGGGTAAGAAGGTGCGAGGATACTTTAGATAGTCGGTGATAAGAGATGTtaagaaatatgtatatacatagaaAGGAAATTTGCAAACTCAGGAAAATGGGGTTGTGtgcacaaaaagaaaactgtgggaaattgctggaaaatacacataaaatataaatatatataaaaaggaGATTATAACGAGAATAATAACCTTGtctcacattaaaaaaaaatctataggtaaaaatgaaaaatttcattccaatttaatctcaatctttaatttgcaattaaaaccATGTCACGAGCACTCCAATGCACTCAGCAGATAGAcaagcaaacaaaaaaaagaattaaatgatttttttaaagcacatatgtgaagaggaaaaaagaaagatccGCGAACTGAAGGggggttgaaaaataaaatgaataatgcaaattttctaaCTGAGAGACACATTGAGAATATTTATCACATTATCACATTTATTACCAAGTTTTCTCTGCTTAACGATAATCCTGCATTAGTCCCGGGGAGAACATGTCGTCAGCACTGACACATactctctttctttcttctttccttTCCATCACAACCCATTATTTATTTTCGTCCTTAAGACCatctattaataattttcagacGAGGGACAAATTCATTCATCCttttctcaagattttcttCACCCCTCCCCCTTTCTTCACTCATCAAAAACCCACCCGCGTGACTTTCTCTTTTCACATCGTGTGTGTGTCTACGGTGTCCTCGTGCAGCGGAAGTTGATGGATTAAACGAAGGGGGGAAACTTCAATGACAAATCATTTCCATTCGATTTAGAATTTTgtgagacaaaaaaattatataaccCCAAAATTGGgtttaaattggaaaagaaattatcttCGGAAacaagaaagatttttttttcgtgaaaaaagGAAAGTTTAAAAGGAAGTTTAAGGGGGAAGAAAAGTTACAGGAATGAAAGTATAATGCATAGGGATTTACAGGACTAAAGGGATTCGCGGGATTCAAGAAGAAATATCTGTGAGATTtatagggttttttttttaaattcgcGAAGAGATTCttcgtttgaaaagaaaaataaatagaaattaaattctatattttttctagACTGAAAAACACATGATAACATAACAATGTAAATTAATAAGGAACAGTGTTGGAATATTTACTTAATTCCAACTTTATTTACATAGTACAGAAACTTCTATTTGTACTAAATTTACCTAATTTAATTCTCATACAAGTTCACATGAAAAGGATACTCACTTACTAACAAATTAAGAGTCTATTGTTCACTTGAAATAAAGATAATGCCGGTGCTAATCTATTTGGATGCACCTGGTTAGGCTTGTTGCAATGTATTAATGGCTTTGTGAATggagaaggaaagaaaaaaaaagagcgagaactaacaaaatttattatcttaCACTGTTGGTAAGCGAGCGAACCAGCACGTGTGTTGGAGagaggaaaatgcaaaagtttcaAGTGGGTAGAAAATTAGAGGGAAAGTTCTATGCTAGTTTTGGTGAAAGCACAACATAACATTGTGTGGAATAATATGCGGAGTTGTctgtgtatatatattttaaaacttaatggttaaaatttaacaataacTAATTGATgtttctctcttctctctctcctctctttctttctttattatttttttcttttggaatttcttgtttttttttttgggaaaattttcttttctttgggggaaaaattttgtgaaaaaaaaactctgtgcGTTGATGGTAAAATACAACCATCTGGGATGGATTGGTTTGGGTCAAGAAGATGGTGAGAATGTAATTCAGGCAACATTGGGGGTGAGTCAGGCACAACCATGGCACGAAGGGAAGTACCAGTGCAATACACTTCATCCGAATTATCACTATTTGCGAGTCGTGGTGAATagtggtggtggtggcggTGGTATGGGTGGAAAGTGGGAGGATTTGCATAGACATCGTCAGCGGGAGAAGCATGGGAAGGCAAGGACAACGTCGACGACGACGATGGCCGCCGAGATTGATGTCGTGGCGTCGCAATTGACGTCGTCGAGGCCGGCAACGACGACACAAGAGCTGGACACTGAGGATGGTACCACCAGTGAAACTAGTAATGATGATGTCGACAGTCAAATTGACGCCGGCACGAGTACGACTGGGAATGGGATGGATGCCGAAGATGCGGATGAACGTGAAGAGGAGAAAGTAGTGGTGGAGGCGGATGATGGTGAAGATGGTGCAGAAGAGGAGGCCGATTTGGAGGAGATTGTGGAGAGAGTGAATAATGGCGACGACGGAGTAGACGATGATTTAGTGGTTGATATTGAGGATGATGGGGGAAATGggaggaaaattgagatggaaaATGTTCATGTCAATGAATTAGGTGAGGATATATGGGGGGTATCTACTGCTGTGAGTGAGACAACACACCGCAATCTCATACCCATTGCGATACTCGATGTGGTTGAGGAAGTTATTGAGAAATTATCGATGACATCATCCACGGCTCGTGCCATCACTCACGGAAGTGAGAGTGATGTCAGAGGATACAGCGGGAAGGTGATGACGATGACGACGACAAGAGTGGATTCAAATCGTGTGGAAAATACTTCTGGGAAGAAGGCACAATGGGGCAGCACACGTGGGATGGAGCCCACTGTGGTGGGCATCATTGCTGAAAAAGATAAACAACTGGAGAAAATTGTCAAGAGCAAGGGTGAGAGATTAATCATCATCAAAAGAACATCTTACACACAGGGTGGTCTTATTTTTcgtcaaggaaaaaaaatcaattttttctctaaaaattgtgggtcaaaaaaaaagagaattcttcCCATAAAGCgttaaataggaaaataaaaaaaaatctttaattctcTCTTTgatgaaagagaagaaaattccaactGTTGgtttgactaaaaaaaatctttgaatttcctCTGCAAtatattttgccattttattcgggaaaatttaatcatacAATTGACGAGACCTGCAAGAGGGACACCCTGTGTGAAAGTTTTCTCCAAAATATACAAATAGttgagcttgaaaaaaaaatctacatatGTATGGTGTcttcccagaaaaaaaatcatctacaGCAAAAAAGATTGGAAAAGAGAATCATAAATATGGGCAAAAAGTTGGAAATCACATAAAACCCCCATCTCGTCTTCCTTCCTCCCCTcaaagcttttcttcttttttttttcttcttccagcATCGCTCATgttttttgattgaaattgtttattttcatgaatttagtgcatttttttgattaattgttccgcattaaaaaataatatttatagcATAGCTGTGCTATTTATATAAACTATCTTACaaacaaaatgttatttttataaaatagtCTTTTGTACATATTTATAAGCAGCAATCTTCCTTACTATTATTACAATAGTTTCATACTTTGTTAACAACTCTGCTATCGAATGAATTTTGTTAGtcaatttattctaattccctttttgtgtttttttttattagaattaattGGTTTGTCTGAAAAGTTTCCTCTTCTCATAGTCAATTTGTCTCGTCACTTTGAAATATCTATTGCTTGCGGGGCTCTTCTTGATGTTGTGTAGCATTCCCAACATCATTGTGTGACCTCTCTcgattgattttaattgattggAGCGATGGGGAGACACAAAAAGTCGACTCATTTCACTTGAGCAGCACCCACCACCCCCTACCCACCGCTATGTGTTTCTTCCTCCTTTTTAAAAGCAACATCGATAGTCATTGAGAAGAATGAAGACAAAACTTCTGTGTGCGTGTATTTATATGCTATGTGTGGATGTTTGCTGGgagttgataaaaaattaaaaattataaactctttgttaaaaaaaaatctgaatttttctttgtcaaaagaattaatttaattttttaacctaAATTGatctattaataattttaattttataaataaaaaaattgcctcACCCTGTGCTCCTCTCTCGCTATATATAATACGGCAAATATGTCCTCCATCCATTGTACTTActaaaatcaatcaatcagtataggtaattaattgataaatgttctaaatatattaataaaaagaccAATAAGGCGCGCAATATGAATGGGGGTCTATTTGAGGGGGTGGCATGGGGGTTGTGTGCAAGGCGCACACGGGCGGGGGTAACTGACCAAAGAGGGATAAAAGTAGAGAAAAAAGctcgaaaataaattaatgtttgTAGTTCACTGAATTCCTCCGTGTCTAGTTGTTTGCCTTCCACTGGTTTTactatacctatatatattgAAGGAATGTCGGAGCATCGACACAAATTCCACATCATAAACTTGAAGCagttttacttttaatttatggatttttttccacttctcCCCTTAccattcttttattctttttcattattttaaca harbors:
- the LOC129790565 gene encoding uncharacterized protein LOC129790565 isoform X1, producing MKDGELIEKYSNFIGRHHVKDENSYVLTESDIEEDGENVIQATLGVSQAQPWHEGKYQCNTLHPNYHYLRVVVNSGGGGGGMGGKWEDLHRHRQREKHGKARTTSTTTMAAEIDVVASQLTSSRPATTTQELDTEDGTTSETSNDDVDSQIDAGTSTTGNGMDAEDADEREEEKVVVEADDGEDGAEEEADLEEIVERVNNGDDGVDDDLVVDIEDDGGNGRKIEMENVHVNELGEDIWGVSTAVSETTHRNLIPIAILDVVEEVIEKLSMTSSTARAITHGSESDVRGYSGKVMTMTTTRVDSNRVENTSGKKAQWGSTRGMEPTVVGIIAEKDKQLEKIVKSKGERLIIIKRTSYTQGGLIFRQGKKINFFSKNCGSKKKRILPIKR
- the LOC129790565 gene encoding uncharacterized protein LOC129790565 isoform X2; its protein translation is MKDGELIEKYSNFIGRHHVKDENSYVLTESDIEDGENVIQATLGVSQAQPWHEGKYQCNTLHPNYHYLRVVVNSGGGGGGMGGKWEDLHRHRQREKHGKARTTSTTTMAAEIDVVASQLTSSRPATTTQELDTEDGTTSETSNDDVDSQIDAGTSTTGNGMDAEDADEREEEKVVVEADDGEDGAEEEADLEEIVERVNNGDDGVDDDLVVDIEDDGGNGRKIEMENVHVNELGEDIWGVSTAVSETTHRNLIPIAILDVVEEVIEKLSMTSSTARAITHGSESDVRGYSGKVMTMTTTRVDSNRVENTSGKKAQWGSTRGMEPTVVGIIAEKDKQLEKIVKSKGERLIIIKRTSYTQGGLIFRQGKKINFFSKNCGSKKKRILPIKR